Proteins from one Candidatus Polarisedimenticolia bacterium genomic window:
- a CDS encoding phosphoglucomutase, alpha-D-glucose phosphate-specific (catalyzes the interconversion of alpha-D-glucose 1-phosphate to alpha-D-glucose 6-phosphate), giving the protein MSPLSPLAGKPAPPEMLIDPSRLEREYYERRPDFDDPAQRVSFGTSGHRGSALRGTFNEGHILAISQAICDFRRSRGTDGPLLLGKDTHALSAPAQRTVLEVLAANGVETILQADDGATPTPVISHAILTRNRGREPGLADGIIITPSHNPPEDGGIKYNPPNGGPAGSEETQWIQERANSLLKSGNRGVRRMAYEAALRSSTTHLEDFIPPYVEDLPAVVDLEAIR; this is encoded by the coding sequence ATGAGTCCTCTCTCACCTTTGGCCGGCAAGCCCGCTCCCCCCGAGATGCTGATCGACCCTTCGCGCCTGGAGCGGGAGTATTACGAGCGTCGCCCCGACTTCGACGATCCCGCCCAGCGCGTCTCGTTCGGGACGAGCGGGCACCGGGGCTCGGCGCTGCGCGGCACATTCAACGAAGGCCACATTCTGGCGATCTCCCAGGCAATCTGCGATTTCAGGCGCAGCCGCGGCACCGACGGGCCGCTCCTGCTGGGTAAGGACACGCACGCCCTGTCGGCCCCGGCGCAGCGCACGGTCCTGGAGGTCCTGGCGGCCAACGGCGTGGAGACGATCCTTCAGGCCGACGACGGCGCAACCCCGACACCGGTCATCTCGCATGCCATCCTGACTCGCAACCGCGGCAGGGAGCCGGGCCTCGCCGACGGCATCATCATCACCCCTTCGCACAACCCGCCGGAAGACGGCGGCATCAAGTACAACCCGCCGAACGGCGGCCCCGCGGGTAGCGAGGAGACCCAGTGGATCCAGGAGCGCGCCAACTCCCTCCTGAAATCCGGGAACCGCGGCGTGCGACGCATGGCGTATGAGGCGGCACTGCGCTCCTCGACGACGCACCTCGAGGATTTCATCCCCCCTTACGTGGAGGATCTGCCGGCTGTCGTGGACCTGGAGGCGATCCGC
- a CDS encoding DUF5752 family protein — protein MTKRPAPFRFKDCALTILSLGRSAHNLRELRDWIAEVPAQSIAHHCYESLLRPAFDDPEYRNDFALWARRHLHDNVLAERLGGIDLPGTGDTELVRQQILDIIEDRLAEIPYVPSVQPGHEFFFLRSQRVTLETGIEAATPEELAARAPHLPSGSIFVHFVDARLRPPLLQDDFSVWLEGWGPDYDIYRERLAGIDFHLWSLMELRLRLGRALKDLTEKEKPR, from the coding sequence ATGACGAAGCGACCGGCCCCCTTCCGTTTCAAAGATTGCGCCCTCACGATTCTGTCGCTGGGACGCAGCGCCCATAATCTGCGGGAGCTGCGCGACTGGATCGCCGAGGTCCCGGCGCAGAGCATCGCGCACCACTGCTACGAGAGCCTGCTGCGGCCCGCCTTCGACGATCCCGAGTACCGCAACGATTTCGCGCTGTGGGCCCGCCGCCATCTGCACGACAACGTCCTGGCCGAGAGGCTGGGAGGGATCGATCTTCCGGGAACGGGCGACACCGAGCTGGTGCGGCAGCAGATTCTCGACATCATCGAGGACCGGCTGGCCGAGATCCCCTACGTCCCCTCGGTCCAGCCGGGGCACGAGTTCTTCTTCCTGCGCTCGCAGCGCGTAACGCTGGAGACCGGCATCGAGGCCGCCACGCCCGAAGAGCTGGCGGCGCGCGCTCCGCACCTTCCCTCGGGCAGCATCTTCGTCCACTTCGTCGACGCGCGCCTGCGCCCGCCGCTGCTGCAGGACGATTTCTCCGTCTGGCTGGAAGGGTGGGGCCCCGATTACGACATCTACCGCGAGCGTCTCGCGGGGATCGACTTCCACCTCTGGTCGCTCATGGAGCTGCGCCTGCGGCTCGGCCGGGCGCTGAAGGATCTCACCGAGAAGGAGAAGCCGCGATGA
- a CDS encoding glycosyltransferase produces MMPPLEAYGEAAGAEVIHHLRQVARPLKGARVVHVNSTATGGGVAEILSRLVPLKRELGIDASWEIVEGNPEFFSVTKRFHNGLQGAPVEINSKLLDAYLEVNRRNAERLAPKLKEADFVLIHDPQPAAFIRFFEGRKGKWIWRCHIDVSRPDRAIWKYLREFVRLYDASVFSLAAFAQPLGHPQYLIHPSIDPLSEKNMPLEPAEVALTAQKFKVDPERPMVLQVSRFDRFKDPVGVVRAYRLTRKHVPIQLVMAGGTADDDPEGEAVLAAVREEAGGDPDIHLLLLPSDAHRTINALQRRADIVLQKSIKEGFGLTVTEALWKERPVIGGETGGIVLQVVNGHTGFLVNTPEGAAFRIRYLLSRPRLRASMGLKGRRFVRENFLLTRHLREYLTMMLALRAGARDQIEIQ; encoded by the coding sequence ATGATGCCGCCTCTGGAAGCCTATGGCGAAGCGGCGGGCGCCGAGGTCATCCATCATCTGCGCCAGGTGGCCCGCCCCCTCAAGGGGGCCCGGGTGGTGCACGTGAACTCCACCGCGACCGGCGGCGGGGTGGCCGAGATCCTGAGCCGCCTGGTCCCCCTGAAGCGCGAGCTGGGGATCGACGCCTCCTGGGAGATCGTCGAAGGCAATCCGGAGTTCTTCTCGGTCACCAAGCGCTTCCACAACGGGCTGCAGGGCGCTCCGGTGGAGATCAACTCGAAGCTCCTGGACGCCTATCTCGAGGTCAATCGCCGCAACGCCGAGAGGCTCGCCCCCAAGCTGAAAGAGGCCGATTTCGTGCTCATCCACGATCCGCAGCCCGCGGCCTTCATCCGCTTCTTCGAGGGGCGCAAGGGGAAGTGGATCTGGCGCTGCCACATCGACGTGAGCCGGCCCGACCGGGCCATCTGGAAATACCTGCGCGAGTTCGTGCGGCTTTACGACGCCAGCGTCTTCTCGCTGGCCGCCTTCGCGCAGCCGCTGGGGCACCCGCAATACCTGATCCATCCCAGCATCGATCCGCTCAGCGAGAAGAACATGCCGCTGGAGCCGGCCGAGGTGGCCCTCACCGCGCAGAAGTTCAAGGTCGATCCCGAGCGGCCGATGGTCCTGCAGGTCTCGCGCTTCGACCGCTTCAAGGACCCGGTGGGCGTGGTACGCGCCTACCGGCTGACGCGCAAGCATGTCCCCATCCAGCTCGTCATGGCGGGAGGCACCGCCGACGACGATCCGGAAGGGGAGGCGGTCCTGGCTGCGGTGCGCGAGGAGGCGGGCGGCGATCCCGACATCCACCTCCTGCTGCTCCCCTCCGACGCGCACCGCACCATCAACGCCCTGCAGCGCCGCGCCGACATCGTGCTGCAGAAATCAATCAAGGAAGGCTTCGGTCTCACGGTGACCGAGGCGCTATGGAAGGAGCGCCCGGTGATCGGCGGGGAGACCGGCGGCATCGTGCTGCAGGTGGTCAACGGCCACACCGGCTTCCTGGTGAACACGCCGGAAGGGGCGGCATTCCGCATCCGCTACCTGTTGAGCCGCCCGCGGCTGCGCGCCTCGATGGGGCTGAAGGGGCGGCGCTTCGTGCGCGAGAACTTCCTGCTCACCCGCCACCTGCGGGAATACCTGACGATGATGCTGGCCCTGCGAGCTGGCGCCCGCGATCAGATTGAGATCCAATGA
- the otsB gene encoding trehalose-phosphatase: MTTPASRPTFLQLPPDFWERVVSADYRLLLLDYDGTLAPFRVERASAVPMPGIVELLKELSSASRCQVGILSGRPIEQLTGFLGELPVHLVGESGWETRYRESTTIHHPLPPDSEAMLREAFTAAESTGLSRYLERKRTSLVLHTRGLDASRAHALEASWRELWSTLPAARSFLSFAPVNGGQEARAAGRDKGTAVREILALCPTGTLAVHVGDDWTDEDAFRELFGSGFGVRVGSADRPSMATGRILSCEAISGFLRMWRQAIATDPPVGIRS, from the coding sequence ATGACGACGCCGGCGTCGCGCCCCACCTTCCTCCAGCTGCCTCCCGATTTCTGGGAGCGCGTCGTCTCGGCGGATTACCGGCTGCTGCTGCTCGACTACGACGGTACCCTCGCTCCTTTCCGTGTGGAGCGCGCATCCGCCGTCCCCATGCCCGGGATCGTGGAGCTCCTGAAGGAGCTTTCCTCGGCATCGCGCTGCCAGGTCGGGATTCTCTCGGGCAGGCCGATCGAGCAGCTCACCGGATTCCTCGGGGAGCTGCCGGTCCATCTGGTCGGGGAGAGCGGCTGGGAAACCCGCTACCGGGAAAGCACGACGATCCATCATCCCCTTCCTCCCGACAGCGAGGCGATGCTGCGTGAGGCCTTCACGGCGGCGGAATCCACTGGATTGTCGCGTTACCTGGAGCGCAAGCGCACCTCCCTGGTCCTGCACACGCGCGGGTTGGATGCTTCCAGGGCGCACGCGCTGGAGGCGTCGTGGCGGGAGCTGTGGAGCACACTGCCCGCCGCGCGATCCTTCTTGAGCTTCGCGCCGGTCAACGGGGGGCAGGAGGCGCGCGCCGCGGGTCGCGACAAGGGGACGGCCGTCCGTGAGATTCTGGCACTGTGCCCCACCGGGACCCTGGCCGTTCACGTGGGAGACGACTGGACCGACGAGGACGCCTTCCGCGAGCTGTTCGGGAGCGGCTTCGGCGTGCGCGTCGGCTCCGCCGATCGTCCCTCCATGGCCACCGGCCGGATCCTCTCCTGCGAAGCGATCAGCGGCTTCCTCAGAATGTGGCGGCAGGCGATCGCCACGGATCCTCCCGTGGGAATCCGCTCATGA